A single region of the Chionomys nivalis chromosome 5, mChiNiv1.1, whole genome shotgun sequence genome encodes:
- the Angptl1 gene encoding angiopoietin-related protein 1, whose protein sequence is MKTFVWTLGVLLFLLGTDHCKGGQFRIKKITQRRYPRATDGKEEAKKCSYTFLVPEQKITGPICVNTKGQDAGTIKDMITRMDLENLKDVLSRQKREIDVLQLVVDVDGNIVNEVKLLRKESRNMNSRVTQLYMQLLHEIIRKRDNSLELSQLENRILNITTEMLRMATRYRELEVKYASLTDLVNNQSVMITLLEEQCLRIFSRQDTHVSPPLVQVVPRHIPNSHQYTPGLLGGNEIQRDPGYPRDLMPPPDLATAPTKSPFKIPAVTFINEGPFKDCQQAKEAGHSASGIYMIKPENSNGLMQLWCDNSLDPGGWTVIQKRTDGSVNFFRNWENYKKGFGNIDGEYWLGLDNIYKLSNQDNYKLLIELEDWSDKKVYAEYSSFRLEPESESYRLRLGTYQGNAGDSMMWHNGKQFTTLDRDKDMYTGNCAHFHKGGWWYNACAHSNLNGVWYRGGHYRSKHQDGIFWAEYRGGSYSLKAVQMMIKPID, encoded by the exons ATGAAGACTTTTGTCTGGACCCTTGGTGTGCTACTCTTTCTACTGGGCACTGATCATTGCAAAGGAGGGCAGTTCAGAATAAAAAAGATAACCCAAAGGAGATATCCCCGTGCCACAGATGGTAAAGAGGAAGCAAAGAAATGTTCATATACATTCTTGGTACCTGAACAAAAAATAACAGGGCCAATCTGTGTCAACACCAAAGGTCAAGATGCAGGTACTATTAAAGACATGATCACTAGGATGGACCTGGAGAACCTGAAGGATGTACTTTCCAGGCAGAAAAGAGAGATAGACGTCCTGCAGCTGGTGGTGGATGTCGATGGGAACATCGTAAATGAGGTGAAgctgctgaggaaggaaagcCGGAACATGAACTCTCGAGTCACTCAGCTCTACATGCAACTGTTACACGAGATCATCCGCAAAAGAGATAATTCACTGGAGCTCTCCCAGCTGGAAAACAGAATCCTCAACATCACCACGGAAATGCTGAGGATGGCAACAAGGTACAGGGAGCTGGAGGTGAAATATGCTTCCTTGACTGATCTTGTCAACAACCAGTCTGTGATGATCACGTTGTTGGAAGAACAGTGCTTGAGGATATTTTCCCGACAAGACACCCATGTGTCTCCCCCTCTTGTTCAAGTTGTGCCACGACACATTCCTAACAGCCACCAGTACACGCCTGGTCTGCTGGGGGGAAATGAGATACAGAGGGACCCAGGATATCCCAGAGACTTAATGCCTCCACCAGATCTAGCAACAGCTCCCACAAAAAGTCCTTTCAAGATTCCAGCAGTAACTTTCATCAATGAAG GACCTTTCAAAGACTGTCAGCAAGCGAAGGAAGCTGGACACTCGGCCAGCGGGATTTACATGATTAAGCCTGAGAACAGCAATGGTCTGATGCAGCTATGGTGCGACAACAGTCTGGATCCTGGGGGCTGGACTGttattcagaaaagaacagatgGCTCTGTCAATTTCTTCAGGAACTGGGAAAATTATAAG AAAGGGTTTGGAAACATTGATGGAGAGTACTGGCTCGGACTGGACAATATTTATAAGCTCAGTAATCAAGACAATTATAAGTTGCTGATTGAATTAGAAGACTGGAGTGATAAGAAAGTCTATGCAGAATATAGCAGCTTTCGCCTGGAACCCGAGAGTGAATCTTACAGACTGCGATTGGGAACTTACCAGGGGAATGCAGGGGATTCTATGATGTGGCATAATGGCAAGCAATTCACCACACTGGACAGAGATAAAGATATGTATACAG GAAACTGTGCCCACTTTCACAAAGGAGGCTGGTGGTACAACGCCTGTGCACACTCTAACCTCAACGGAGTGTGGTACAGAGGAGGCCATTACAGAAGCAAGCACCAAGATGGAATTTTCTGGGCTGAATACAGAGGCGGGTCATACTCCTTGAAGGCAGTTCAGATGATGATCAAGCCTATTGACTGA